In a genomic window of Halalkalicoccus sp. CG83:
- a CDS encoding YeaH/YhbH family protein — protein sequence MGLRDDLERYREVGEKRRQDLAEFIQYGDLGGERGDIRIPIKIVSLPEFAYDQLDTGGVGQGDGGTPEPGDQVGQPQPQPGEGDEGEAGEEGGDHEYYEMDPEEFAQELDERLGLDLEPKGKKVETEEEGEYTDRTRTGPDSTLDVERLFKEGLKRKLATEFDEKYVRELLRVEGMTAQEAFRWARENHIPVSRAWIDDAFESIPDEERGRWRSIEEMQERVEREPLSQRIRREGIGHVPFRREDERYRYPEVVKKPQHNVVVVNIRDVSGSMREDKRELVERTFTPLDWYLTGKYDTAEFVYIAHDATAWEVEREEFFGIRSGGGTKISSAYELAAELLEEHYPWSEWNRYVFAAGDSENSSNDTEERVVPLMEEIDANLHAYVETQPSGSAINATHAEEVERRLGDRDNVAVAYVSGPDDVTDAIYEILSTEDES from the coding sequence ATGGGACTGAGGGACGACCTCGAGCGGTACCGCGAGGTGGGCGAGAAGCGTCGCCAGGACCTCGCGGAGTTCATCCAGTACGGCGACCTCGGGGGCGAACGCGGCGACATCCGGATCCCGATTAAGATCGTCTCGCTGCCGGAGTTCGCCTACGACCAGCTCGATACGGGCGGCGTGGGCCAGGGCGACGGCGGCACGCCCGAGCCCGGCGACCAGGTCGGCCAGCCCCAACCACAACCCGGCGAGGGCGACGAGGGCGAGGCCGGTGAGGAGGGCGGCGATCACGAGTACTACGAGATGGACCCCGAGGAGTTCGCCCAGGAGCTCGACGAGCGTCTTGGGCTCGACCTCGAGCCCAAAGGTAAGAAGGTCGAGACCGAGGAGGAGGGCGAGTACACCGATCGCACCCGGACGGGGCCGGATAGCACGCTCGACGTTGAACGCCTGTTCAAGGAGGGGTTGAAGCGAAAGCTCGCCACGGAGTTCGACGAGAAGTATGTCCGGGAACTGCTCCGCGTCGAGGGGATGACCGCTCAGGAGGCGTTCCGGTGGGCCCGTGAGAACCACATCCCCGTCTCGCGGGCCTGGATCGACGACGCGTTCGAGTCGATCCCCGACGAGGAGCGCGGGCGCTGGCGCTCGATCGAGGAGATGCAGGAGCGGGTCGAGCGCGAGCCGCTCTCCCAACGCATCCGCCGCGAGGGGATCGGTCACGTTCCGTTCCGCCGTGAGGACGAGCGCTATCGCTACCCGGAGGTCGTCAAGAAGCCCCAGCACAACGTCGTCGTGGTGAACATCCGCGACGTCTCGGGCTCGATGCGCGAGGACAAGCGCGAACTCGTCGAGCGGACGTTCACGCCGCTCGACTGGTATCTGACCGGGAAGTACGACACCGCCGAGTTCGTCTACATCGCCCACGACGCTACCGCCTGGGAGGTCGAACGCGAGGAGTTCTTCGGCATTCGGTCGGGCGGCGGCACCAAGATCTCGAGCGCCTACGAACTCGCTGCGGAACTGCTCGAGGAGCACTATCCCTGGAGCGAGTGGAACCGGTACGTCTTCGCCGCGGGCGACTCGGAGAACTCCTCGAACGACACCGAGGAGCGGGTGGTCCCGCTGATGGAGGAGATCGACGCGAACCTCCACGCCTACGTCGAGACCCAGCCGAGCGGCAGCGCGATCAACGCTACCCACGCCGAGGAGGTCGAACGTCGTCTGGGCGACCGGGACAACGTCGCCGTCGCGTACGTCTCCGGACCCGACGACGTGACCGACGCGATCTACGAGATACTGAGCACGGAGGACGAATCATGA
- a CDS encoding DUF7344 domain-containing protein — MSTRTTVDDASTETSDGSLSIAKDDLFHLLQNGRRRAALRYFAAQPEREEFDMRTLAEEIAAWENGIPVQQLDSDQRQRVYIALYQSHLPKLDDYGVIEYNQSRGIIRPTALTALFEPYLATEFRTETADQCITVPNDRSAFGIATVRSLLDR; from the coding sequence ATGAGTACCAGAACGACGGTCGACGACGCGTCCACGGAGACCAGCGACGGCTCGCTCTCCATCGCCAAGGATGACCTCTTTCACCTCCTTCAGAACGGCCGCCGCCGCGCGGCGCTCCGCTATTTCGCCGCTCAACCCGAGCGCGAGGAGTTCGACATGCGAACGCTCGCGGAAGAGATCGCCGCGTGGGAGAACGGGATCCCGGTCCAGCAATTGGACTCCGACCAGCGCCAGCGGGTGTACATCGCGCTCTACCAGTCTCATCTCCCCAAACTCGACGACTACGGCGTCATCGAGTACAACCAGTCGCGCGGGATCATTCGACCGACCGCGCTGACCGCCCTGTTCGAGCCGTACCTCGCCACGGAGTTCCGCACCGAGACCGCAGACCAGTGCATTACGGTACCGAACGACCGATCCGCTTTCGGTATCGCCACCGTGCGATCGTTGCTGGATCGCTGA
- a CDS encoding DUF5820 family protein, producing MEELPEGWRRWSDEPDRTVFVYRPDVFDSQAFPAACIPTLYLSNGPQRNRRPEQRRPDYRPRQWHATLYLEPDVVLAEERYDDREGALEGSAVLARRFAAGELDYRSAYQVPREAYLDRLDELTGRDA from the coding sequence ATGGAGGAGCTGCCGGAGGGGTGGCGGCGGTGGAGCGACGAGCCCGACCGGACGGTGTTCGTCTACCGGCCGGACGTCTTCGACTCGCAGGCGTTTCCCGCCGCCTGTATCCCGACGCTCTACCTGAGCAACGGTCCACAGCGGAACCGCCGGCCCGAACAGCGGCGGCCTGACTACCGACCCCGACAGTGGCACGCCACCCTGTATCTCGAACCCGACGTCGTGCTCGCGGAGGAGCGCTACGACGACCGCGAGGGCGCCCTCGAGGGCAGTGCCGTACTGGCCCGGCGGTTCGCGGCGGGGGAACTCGACTATCGCTCGGCCTACCAGGTCCCCCGCGAGGCGTACCTCGATCGGCTCGACGAACTGACCGGGCGAGACGCTTAA
- a CDS encoding SpoVR family protein — translation MSLNRYHAQRVADELEEPVREANELARKLGLEPYPVNYWIVDNDEMNELIAYDGFQERYPHWRWGMKYDRQRKTNQYVGGKAFELVNNDDPSNAFLQESNSLADQKAVITHVEAHADFFANNRWFGLFTGDEAARSPAAAALLSRHARTVESAMADPEIDRSEVERWIDNVLCVEDVIDQHRAFSRERVEESIDEDEDIEAALEGLGLSEEVRREVFDEAWLERHAGEGRSGSFPETPEPDLLAFLREHGKRYDGEADRAREMDPWQREILEMLRTESYYFAPQRMTKVMNEGWAAYWESMMMGEEGFAEADEFIDYADHQARVLGSPGLNPYKLGKELWEYVENTTNRREVIDKLLRTEGVTWRNFHDVVDFDRVQELLEARAPLAHIGSDRLNALSGLDDRLVDREAIERARDGEIDVDRYPWKVLTFEGLAERHYSLVKPQNRGYLRRIGQSNLERIGRYVLDDALYASVEEAIAAVDRTAGWDRMREIRESHNDVTFIDEFLTQEFVDRHEYFTYEYAYATGDYRATSTDAEDVKKKLLLQFTNFGKPTIEVHDGNYANRNELLLGHRYNGIALDVGQAKQTLVRVFELWGRPVNLMTIRKEVSEKAVEVARRRNREPEPEERGVMIRYDGSEFETTDLEPEQVEAIEASDIDYDTKPDEWLA, via the coding sequence ATGAGTCTCAACAGATACCACGCCCAACGCGTGGCGGACGAACTGGAGGAACCGGTCCGGGAGGCGAACGAACTCGCCCGAAAGCTCGGACTCGAGCCGTACCCGGTGAACTACTGGATCGTCGACAACGACGAGATGAACGAGCTGATCGCCTACGACGGGTTCCAGGAGCGCTATCCCCACTGGCGCTGGGGGATGAAGTACGACCGCCAGCGGAAGACCAACCAGTACGTCGGCGGGAAGGCGTTCGAACTCGTCAACAACGACGATCCCTCGAACGCCTTCCTCCAGGAGTCGAACTCGCTGGCCGACCAGAAGGCGGTCATCACCCACGTCGAGGCCCACGCCGACTTCTTCGCGAACAACCGGTGGTTCGGGCTGTTCACCGGCGACGAAGCGGCCCGAAGCCCCGCCGCCGCCGCCCTGCTCTCGCGTCACGCCAGAACGGTCGAGTCGGCGATGGCGGACCCCGAGATCGACCGCAGCGAGGTCGAACGGTGGATCGACAACGTGCTCTGTGTCGAGGACGTGATCGATCAGCACCGCGCGTTCTCCCGGGAGCGCGTCGAGGAGTCGATCGACGAGGACGAGGACATCGAGGCGGCGCTCGAGGGACTCGGGCTGAGCGAGGAGGTCAGGCGGGAGGTCTTCGACGAGGCCTGGCTCGAACGCCACGCGGGCGAGGGCCGTTCGGGGTCGTTCCCCGAGACGCCGGAGCCGGACCTACTCGCGTTCCTGCGAGAACACGGGAAGCGCTACGACGGGGAGGCCGACCGTGCCCGGGAGATGGATCCCTGGCAGCGCGAGATCCTCGAGATGCTCCGAACGGAGTCGTACTACTTCGCGCCTCAGCGGATGACGAAGGTGATGAACGAGGGGTGGGCCGCCTACTGGGAGTCGATGATGATGGGCGAGGAGGGGTTCGCGGAGGCCGACGAGTTCATCGACTACGCCGACCACCAGGCCCGGGTGCTGGGATCGCCGGGGCTCAACCCCTACAAGCTCGGAAAGGAGCTCTGGGAGTACGTCGAGAACACGACGAACCGGCGAGAGGTCATCGACAAGCTCCTGCGGACCGAGGGGGTGACGTGGCGAAACTTCCACGACGTAGTCGACTTCGATCGCGTTCAGGAACTCCTCGAAGCGCGTGCGCCGCTCGCACACATCGGCAGCGATCGGCTTAACGCGCTTTCCGGCCTCGACGACCGGCTGGTCGATCGGGAGGCCATCGAGCGCGCTCGAGACGGCGAGATCGACGTCGATCGCTATCCGTGGAAGGTACTGACGTTCGAGGGACTCGCAGAGCGCCATTACTCGCTGGTCAAACCGCAGAACCGCGGCTATCTCCGGCGGATCGGGCAGAGCAACCTCGAACGGATCGGACGGTACGTCCTCGACGACGCCCTCTATGCGAGCGTCGAGGAGGCGATCGCCGCCGTCGATCGGACCGCCGGTTGGGATCGGATGCGCGAGATCCGCGAGAGCCACAACGACGTCACCTTCATCGACGAGTTCCTCACCCAGGAGTTCGTCGACCGCCACGAGTACTTCACCTACGAGTACGCCTACGCTACCGGCGACTACCGGGCGACCAGCACCGACGCCGAGGACGTGAAGAAGAAGCTGCTGTTGCAGTTCACCAACTTCGGCAAGCCGACGATCGAGGTCCACGACGGCAACTACGCGAACCGTAACGAACTGCTGCTCGGCCACCGATACAACGGGATCGCCCTCGACGTGGGCCAAGCGAAACAGACGCTGGTTCGCGTCTTCGAGCTGTGGGGCCGGCCGGTCAACCTCATGACGATCCGCAAGGAAGTCTCGGAGAAGGCCGTCGAGGTCGCCCGTCGGCGTAACCGCGAGCCCGAACCCGAGGAGCGAGGGGTGATGATCCGATACGACGGAAGCGAGTTCGAGACCACCGATCTCGAGCCCGAGCAGGTCGAAGCCATCGAGGCGAGCGATATCGACTACGACACGAAGCCCGATGAGTGGCTCGCCTGA
- a CDS encoding DUF7344 domain-containing protein codes for MSEESTAIDEGDIHDVLRNARRRELISFLGRHDGYATIQELSEHIARLESGEDPPPQNVRQSVYVSLHQTHLPKLEALGIVEYDTDSKDVTLRDRASQIEEYTRSPNGDDRWPELYVGLGTLGALLSVGATVVGIDGGLATLPVFIVIILLASYQAWDQ; via the coding sequence ATGAGTGAGGAGTCGACGGCGATCGACGAAGGGGATATACACGACGTCCTGCGAAACGCCCGACGGCGGGAGCTGATCTCCTTTCTCGGTCGACACGACGGCTACGCGACGATCCAGGAGCTCTCGGAACACATCGCACGACTCGAAAGCGGGGAGGATCCGCCGCCACAGAACGTTCGCCAGAGCGTGTACGTCTCGTTGCACCAGACCCATCTACCGAAACTCGAGGCGCTCGGAATCGTCGAGTACGACACCGACAGCAAGGACGTCACGCTCCGGGACCGGGCGTCTCAGATCGAGGAGTACACGAGATCGCCGAACGGGGACGATCGGTGGCCGGAACTGTACGTCGGCCTGGGGACGCTCGGCGCACTGCTCTCCGTCGGAGCGACGGTCGTGGGCATCGACGGTGGACTCGCGACGCTTCCGGTGTTCATCGTGATCATACTGCTGGCCAGCTATCAAGCCTGGGACCAGTAG
- a CDS encoding UPF0179 family protein, with the protein MTTISLIGTRLAEVGREFVYHGEADACEGCPYRAQCLNLAEGRKYRVTDVREKAQTLECGVHDTGVQAVEVEPASVKANVPERRAYAGSKGALAGDCPYTECPSHEFCVPDGAEFDQEYKIREVLGDPPHDYCMLDRDLTLVEFAPPDE; encoded by the coding sequence ATGACCACGATCTCGCTCATCGGCACGCGGCTGGCGGAGGTGGGCCGGGAGTTCGTCTACCACGGCGAGGCCGACGCCTGTGAGGGCTGTCCCTACCGTGCGCAGTGTCTCAACCTGGCCGAGGGCCGTAAGTATCGCGTGACGGACGTCCGTGAGAAGGCACAGACGCTCGAGTGCGGCGTCCACGACACCGGCGTCCAGGCGGTCGAGGTCGAACCCGCCTCGGTGAAGGCCAACGTCCCCGAACGCCGGGCCTACGCCGGCAGCAAGGGCGCGCTCGCGGGCGACTGTCCGTACACCGAGTGTCCGAGCCACGAGTTCTGCGTGCCCGACGGCGCGGAGTTCGACCAGGAGTACAAGATCCGGGAGGTGCTCGGCGATCCGCCACACGACTACTGTATGCTGGATCGCGATCTGACCCTCGTGGAGTTCGCCCCGCCCGACGAGTGA
- a CDS encoding PrkA family serine protein kinase, with protein sequence MNGDINTLETISQQYRETVPSDLRDAKSFDWYLEAVQEDPRIARNAHQRVADMFDHYGTRYDEESGTVEYLLASEDPLGDGENTFYGEVVHRSIHEFVNKVKSGARGLGPDRRIKLLLGPVGSGKSAFDARIRAYFEDYTASDAGRMYTFRWTNLCDVIPDQDPADDVVQSPMNQDPLVLLPLEQREGVIETLNDRLDAPYTIRNEQSLDPASSFYMDRLLAYYDDDLQAVVENHVEVIRLLADENKRQSIETFEPKDKKNQDETELTGDVNYSKIAVYGESDPRAFDYSGAFCNANRGIFSGEELLKLQKEFLYDFLHATQEQTIKPKSNPRIDIDQVIVGRTNMPEYREKKGDESMEAFNDRTKRIDFPYVLEYEAEAEIYRKLLRNADVPDIHVEPHALEMAGMFGVLTRIEEPDTETVDLLQKAKAYNGESSDGDDVDVTKLREEGEQKAEIAEAMVGVSPRFIGDEIAEAIMNSMHRGRTYLSPLSVFTHFEENLENHGSIPEENFERYHRYLELVREEYRERAIEDVRHALAYDLDEIRRQGEKYMDHVMAYIDDDTVPDELTGREQEPDETFLRAVEQKLDIPEDRKDDFRQEVSNWVSRRAREGEAFSPEDNDRLRRALERKLWEDKKHNINFSALVSANELDDDDRNAWVDALIDQGYSREGAMEVLEFAGAEVAKSELEGA encoded by the coding sequence ATGAACGGCGACATCAACACCCTCGAGACGATCAGTCAGCAGTACAGAGAGACGGTTCCCAGCGACCTCCGCGATGCCAAGAGCTTCGATTGGTATCTGGAGGCGGTCCAGGAGGACCCGCGGATCGCCCGTAACGCCCACCAGCGCGTCGCGGACATGTTCGACCACTACGGTACGCGCTACGACGAGGAGAGCGGCACCGTCGAGTACCTCCTCGCGAGCGAGGACCCGCTGGGCGACGGCGAGAACACCTTCTACGGCGAGGTGGTCCACCGCTCGATCCACGAGTTCGTCAACAAGGTGAAAAGCGGTGCCCGCGGGCTCGGCCCGGATCGCCGGATCAAGCTCCTGTTGGGCCCGGTCGGCTCCGGGAAATCGGCGTTCGACGCGCGGATCCGCGCCTACTTCGAGGACTACACCGCGAGCGACGCGGGCCGGATGTACACCTTCCGGTGGACCAACCTCTGTGACGTGATCCCCGATCAGGACCCCGCGGACGACGTGGTCCAGTCGCCGATGAACCAGGACCCGCTCGTGTTGCTTCCCCTCGAACAGCGCGAGGGGGTGATCGAGACGCTAAACGACCGACTCGACGCGCCCTACACCATTCGAAACGAGCAGTCGCTCGACCCCGCCTCGAGCTTCTACATGGATCGGCTGCTCGCCTACTACGACGACGACCTCCAGGCCGTCGTGGAGAACCACGTCGAGGTGATCCGCCTGCTCGCCGACGAGAACAAGCGCCAGTCGATCGAGACGTTCGAGCCCAAGGACAAGAAGAACCAGGACGAGACCGAACTCACGGGCGACGTCAACTACTCGAAGATCGCCGTCTACGGCGAGAGCGATCCGAGGGCGTTCGATTACTCGGGAGCGTTCTGCAACGCGAACCGCGGCATCTTCTCGGGCGAGGAGCTGTTGAAGCTCCAGAAGGAGTTCCTCTACGACTTCCTGCACGCGACCCAGGAACAGACGATCAAGCCGAAGAGCAACCCCCGGATCGACATCGACCAGGTGATCGTCGGACGCACCAACATGCCCGAGTACCGCGAGAAGAAGGGCGACGAGTCGATGGAGGCGTTCAACGACCGCACCAAGCGCATCGACTTCCCCTACGTGCTCGAGTACGAGGCGGAGGCGGAGATCTACCGCAAGCTGCTTCGGAACGCCGACGTTCCCGACATCCACGTCGAACCCCACGCACTGGAGATGGCCGGGATGTTCGGCGTTCTCACGCGGATCGAGGAGCCCGACACCGAGACGGTCGACCTGCTACAGAAGGCCAAGGCGTACAACGGCGAGTCGAGCGACGGCGACGACGTCGACGTGACCAAGCTCCGCGAGGAGGGCGAACAGAAGGCCGAGATCGCCGAGGCGATGGTGGGGGTCTCACCACGGTTCATCGGCGACGAGATCGCGGAAGCGATCATGAACTCGATGCACCGCGGGCGCACGTATCTGAGCCCGCTGTCGGTGTTCACCCACTTCGAGGAGAACCTCGAGAACCACGGTTCGATCCCCGAGGAGAACTTCGAGCGCTACCACCGTTACCTCGAACTCGTGCGCGAGGAGTACCGCGAGCGCGCGATCGAGGACGTCCGCCACGCGCTCGCGTACGACCTCGACGAGATCCGCCGCCAGGGCGAGAAGTACATGGATCACGTGATGGCCTACATCGACGACGACACCGTCCCCGACGAACTCACGGGTCGCGAACAGGAGCCCGACGAGACGTTCCTCAGGGCCGTCGAGCAGAAGCTCGACATCCCCGAGGACCGCAAGGACGACTTCCGTCAGGAGGTCTCGAACTGGGTCTCCAGGAGAGCCCGCGAGGGCGAGGCGTTCAGCCCCGAGGACAACGACCGGCTGCGCCGCGCGCTCGAGCGCAAGCTCTGGGAGGACAAGAAACACAACATCAACTTCTCGGCGCTGGTGAGCGCGAACGAGCTCGACGACGACGACCGAAACGCCTGGGTCGACGCGCTGATCGACCAGGGCTACTCGCGCGAGGGCGCAATGGAGGTACTCGAGTTCGCCGGCGCCGAGGTCGCCAAAAGCGAGCTCGAGGGCGCATGA
- a CDS encoding PrkA family serine protein kinase, producing MIGTDYVHAADRELDEAYEEPMGLDEYVDRLFERPSIGAHASKYLVSAIEAAGTRIVVEEGEERERYRFFDDPYNDGEHAILGNTEVLNAFVDDLRSIAAGRGKDEKIIWFDGPTATGKSELKRCLINGLREYSKTPEGRRYTLEWNVASAEDSPGLTYGDAPRVDEDSWYQSPVQSHPLSVFPEPVREKLVDDLNAETDDQSPIRVETDLDPFCREAYDYLEKRYRREDVPDLFSAVTDERHLRVSNYVVGVGQGIGVLHSEDEGRPKERLVGSWMAGMLQKLDSRGRKNPQAFSYDGVLSQGNGLLTIVEDATQHADLLQKLLNVPDERHVKLDKGIGMDVDTQLLIISNPDLEAQLNQHADRNGTDPLKALKRRLDKHEFRYLTNLRLESELIHRELTGETAIWEGVDGDELRERVEASLVVPISEGEGHVVERELAPHTVEAAALYSVVTRLDSEDLPEGLSLVEKALLFDRGYLQEEDERLDADDIGLEATGDDGTHGVPVTFTRDVIADLLNGERDRTHPDLPVENVLMPRDVLNEMADELHAAPMFSRAERREFEDRLVPVKNHVFERQEADVVGAIMHEKRVDERTVEEYVEHVYAWATEETVTNARGQRVEPDPLKMKVFEIEHLGRFGEDDYEGTTSNPLVTKFRRDRIITALNRHAWRNRDEDFSIDEVNLLDIPVIRDVLESHDWEDVARVYDDLDPRQWDDPPANTETAAIKERTVETMVEQFGYSSASAELTSRHVMGQVSYQWD from the coding sequence ATGATCGGCACCGACTACGTCCACGCGGCCGACCGGGAGCTCGACGAGGCCTACGAGGAGCCGATGGGTCTCGACGAGTACGTCGATCGGCTGTTCGAACGGCCCTCGATCGGCGCACACGCCTCGAAGTACCTCGTCTCGGCGATCGAGGCCGCCGGTACCCGGATCGTCGTCGAGGAGGGCGAGGAGCGCGAACGCTACCGCTTCTTCGACGACCCGTACAACGACGGCGAGCACGCCATCCTCGGCAACACCGAGGTGCTCAACGCGTTCGTCGACGACCTGCGATCGATCGCCGCGGGCCGGGGAAAGGACGAGAAGATCATCTGGTTCGACGGCCCCACGGCGACGGGGAAGTCCGAACTCAAGCGCTGTCTGATAAACGGGCTACGCGAGTACTCGAAGACGCCCGAGGGACGACGCTACACCCTCGAGTGGAACGTCGCGAGCGCCGAGGACTCGCCGGGGTTGACCTACGGCGACGCCCCTCGTGTCGACGAGGACAGCTGGTATCAGAGTCCGGTCCAGTCGCATCCGCTCTCGGTGTTTCCGGAGCCCGTCCGCGAGAAGCTGGTCGACGACCTCAACGCCGAGACCGATGATCAGTCGCCGATCCGCGTGGAGACGGACCTGGATCCGTTCTGCCGGGAGGCCTACGACTACCTCGAGAAACGTTACCGGCGCGAGGACGTCCCCGACCTGTTCTCGGCGGTGACGGACGAGCGTCACCTCCGGGTGAGCAACTACGTCGTCGGCGTCGGCCAGGGGATCGGCGTCCTCCACTCGGAGGACGAGGGCCGGCCCAAGGAACGGCTCGTCGGAAGCTGGATGGCGGGGATGCTCCAGAAGCTCGACTCCAGGGGACGAAAGAACCCCCAGGCGTTCAGTTACGACGGCGTGCTCTCGCAGGGCAACGGCCTGCTCACGATCGTCGAGGACGCCACCCAGCACGCGGACCTGCTCCAGAAGCTGCTCAACGTCCCCGACGAGCGCCACGTGAAGCTCGATAAGGGGATCGGCATGGACGTCGACACCCAGCTGCTGATCATCTCGAACCCGGATCTGGAGGCACAGCTCAACCAGCACGCGGACCGCAACGGCACCGACCCGCTGAAGGCGCTGAAACGCCGTCTCGATAAACACGAGTTCCGGTATCTGACGAACCTCCGACTCGAGTCGGAGCTGATCCACCGCGAGCTCACCGGCGAAACCGCGATCTGGGAGGGCGTCGACGGCGACGAGCTCCGCGAGCGCGTCGAGGCGTCGCTCGTGGTCCCGATCAGCGAGGGCGAGGGTCACGTCGTCGAGCGCGAGCTCGCCCCCCACACCGTCGAGGCGGCGGCGCTCTACAGCGTCGTCACGCGTCTCGATTCGGAGGACCTTCCCGAGGGACTCAGCCTCGTCGAGAAGGCGCTGCTGTTCGATCGGGGGTATCTCCAGGAGGAGGACGAGCGCCTCGACGCCGACGACATCGGGCTCGAGGCGACCGGCGACGACGGCACCCACGGGGTACCCGTCACGTTCACCCGCGACGTGATCGCGGATCTACTCAACGGCGAGCGCGACCGCACTCATCCAGACCTCCCCGTCGAGAACGTCCTCATGCCGCGGGACGTGCTCAACGAGATGGCCGACGAGCTCCACGCCGCGCCGATGTTCTCGCGGGCCGAACGCCGCGAGTTCGAGGACCGGCTGGTTCCCGTGAAGAACCACGTCTTCGAGCGCCAGGAGGCGGATGTCGTCGGCGCGATCATGCACGAGAAACGCGTCGACGAGCGGACCGTCGAGGAGTACGTCGAGCACGTCTACGCCTGGGCCACCGAGGAGACGGTGACGAACGCGCGCGGCCAGCGGGTCGAACCCGACCCGTTGAAGATGAAGGTGTTCGAGATCGAACACCTCGGACGGTTCGGCGAGGACGACTACGAGGGGACGACCTCGAACCCGCTGGTGACGAAGTTCCGCCGCGACCGGATCATCACTGCGTTGAACCGCCACGCGTGGCGCAACCGCGACGAGGACTTCTCGATCGACGAGGTGAACCTGCTCGACATCCCCGTGATCCGGGACGTCCTCGAGAGCCACGACTGGGAGGACGTCGCCCGGGTCTACGACGACCTCGACCCGCGCCAGTGGGACGACCCGCCGGCGAACACCGAGACGGCGGCGATCAAGGAGCGCACGGTCGAAACCATGGTCGAACAGTTCGGCTACTCGTCGGCGTCGGCCGAGCTGACCAGCCGCCACGTCATGGGACAGGTGAGCTACCAATGGGACTGA